One window of Papaver somniferum cultivar HN1 chromosome 9, ASM357369v1, whole genome shotgun sequence genomic DNA carries:
- the LOC113307862 gene encoding linoleate 13S-lipoxygenase 2-1, chloroplastic, translating into MLNSKLLQTVNSSHHGSSSSSVFLLNKSSFLSSPSHHGSSSSIPLRPWSIYGRKISGGRLKTMSNNIRASAEISTTTSTEKFVKVKGIVTTRLTIAGALSHLGLNRALDDLTDLAKRTLLIELVSSELDPKSGEEKEPIKDFAQWIGQQGEQVSYECEFEVPEDFGEIGAVLVENQHHKEMFLKDIVFNGFPNGPLHINCESWVHSKFNNRDKRIFFSNKSYLPSETPVGLQKLREIELARLRGDGQGERNQYERIYDYDVYNDLGNPDKTDELARPVLGGPDHPYPRRCRTGRPPTKKDPRSESLSNDFYVPRDEAFSEVKQLTFQFKTLDSVLGALIPQIETRLVDENQGFPYFTAIDSLYNEGIHMKKVAKEGWFNKGLLPRLVKAVANEANELLLFETPELLDRDKFAWLKDEEFSRQTLAGLNPCSIQLVKDWPLKSELDPEIYAPQDSLITTELVERQIRGIMTVQEAMKKKRLFKLDYHDLFLPYVNKVRELPGTTLYGSRTLFFLDEDGTLKPIAIELTRPRNGDKPYWREVFTPSRCNATSCWLWKLAKAHVTSHDSGYHQLYSHWLRTHCATEPYIIAANRRLSGMHPIYRLLFPHFRYTMEINALARQKLINAAGIIESAFSPGKYSIDMSSAIYGKEWRFDQEALPADLIRRGLAVEDPTADHGLKLIIEDYPYANDGLVLYDALKEWVSFYVNHYYPKLEDVESDTELQAWWTEVRTKGHEDKKDEPWWPVLKNQDDLIGILTTIMWVTSGQHAAVNFGQYHYAGYIPNRPTTARTNMPVEDPTDEEYKSFLTRPESTLLDCFPTQVQATTVMAVLDVLSNHSPDEEYIGGELEPAWAEDPQIKAAFERFQGDLKKLEGIIDGRNADFNLKNRAGAGVVPYELLKPYSEHGVTGMGVPNSISI; encoded by the exons ATGCTGAACTCTAAACTTCTCCAAACTGTTAACTCATCCCATCATGGAAGTTCTTCATCGTCTGTTTTTCTCTTGAACAAATCCTCCTTCCTGTCATCACCATCTCATCATGGAAGTTCTTCATCTATTCCACTTAGACCATGGTCGATTTATGGTCGTAAAATTAGTGGGGGTCGTCTTAAAACCATGTCAAATAACATCAGAGCTTCGGCTGAAATATCCACGACAACATCCACAGAGAAGTTTGTTAAGGTGAAGGGAATAGTAACCACAAGACTAACTATTGCTGGGGCTTTGTCGCATCTTGGGCTTAATCGAGCTCTTGATGATCTTACTGATTTAGCTAAAAGAACTTTGCTCATCGAGCTTGTGAGCTCAGAACTTgatccta AGTCTGGAGAGGAGAAAGAGCCAATTAAAGATTTCGCACAGTGGATTGGTCAACAAGGTGAACAAGTGAGCTACGAGTGTGAATTTGAGGTAccggaagattttggagagatcgGAGCTGTTCTTGTTGAGAATCAACACCACAAGGAAATGTTTCTCAAAGACATAGTCTTCAACGGATTCCCTAATGGTCCTCTTCACATTAATTGTGAATCTTGGGTTCATTCGAAATTCAATAACCGGGACAAAAGGATATTCTTCTCTAACAAG TCATATTTGCCATCAGAGACGCCTGTAGGTTTGCAAAAGCTGAGAGAAATCGAGCTTGCCAGGTTACGTGGGGATGGCCAAGGGGAGAGAAACCAATACGAGAGGATCTACGACTACGACGTTTACAATGATCTCGGAAATCCGGACAAAACTGATGAGTTGGCTCGTCCTGTCTTAGGTGGTCCTGACCATCCCTACCCGAGACGTTGCAGAACTGGCCGGCCACCAACAAAAAAAG ATCCACGGTCAGAATCACTTAGCAATGACTTTTACGTGCCAAGAGACGAAGCATTTTCAGAGGTTAAACAACTGACGTTTCAATTTAAGACTCTGGATTCGGTGCTGGGTGCGTTGATACCTCAGATAGAGACTAGACTGGTTGATGAAAACCAGGGGTTCCCTTACTTCACAGCAATTGATTCTCTATACAACGAAGGTATCCACATGAAAAAAGTTGCCAAAGAAGGATGGTTTAACAAAGGACTTTTACCAAGACTTGTTAAAGCTGTCGCTAACGAAGCCAACGAGCTCTTACTCTTCGAAACTCCGGAGTTGCTAGACA GAGACAAATTTGCTTGGTTGAAAGACGAAGAATTCTCTCGGCAGACTCTTGCCGGACTCAATCCTTGCAGTATTCAGTTAGTCAAG GATTGGCCATTAAAAAGTGAACTAGACCCAGAGATATATGCACCACAAGACTCATTGATCACAACTGAACTCGTTGAGCGTCAAATCCGAGGAATCATGACCGTTCAGGAG GCAATGAAGAAAAAGAGACTGTTTAAGTTAGACTATCATGATCTGTTTTTGCCATATGTGAACAAGGTGAGAGAACTCCCAGGAACCACATTATATGGGTCAAGAACTCTATTTTTCCTGGATGAGGATGGCACATTGAAACCTATAGCCATCGAACTGACTAGACCAAGAAATGGAGACAAACCCTATTGGAGGGAGGTCTTCACACCGAGCAGATGCAATGCTACTAGTTGTTGGTTATGGAAACTGGCTAAAGCACATGTCACTTCTCATGATTCTGGATATCACCAACTTTACAGTCACTG GTTACGAACTCATTGTGCTACAGAGCCTTACATAATTGCAGCAAATAGACGGCTAAGCGGGATGCATCCAATATATAGACTGTTATTCCCTCATTTTCGATACACCATGGAAATCAATGCGCTTGCTCGGCAAAAACTTATCAATGCAGCTGGGATCATTGAGAGTGCCTTCTCTCCTGGTAAGTACAGCATAGACATGAGCTCCGCTATTTACGGTAAGGAATGGCGATTTGACCAGGAGGCTCTGCCAGCTGACCTGATAAGAAG GGGTTTAGCAGTTGAGGATCCAACAGCTGATCATGGTCTAAAATTGATTATCGAAGACTACCCATATGCAAATGATGGTCTGGTCCTATACGACGCCTTAAAAGAGTGGGTCAGCTTCTACGTGAACCACTACTACCCCAAACTCGAAGATGTTGAATCGGATACTGAACTTCAAGCATGGTGGACAGAAGTCCGAACCAAAGGCCACGAAGATAAGAAAGATGAACCATGGTGGCCAGTTCTTAAAAATCAAGATGACCTTATCGGCATCTTGACAACAATAATGTGGGTGACATCCGGTCAACATGCAGCCGTCAACTTTGGACAGTACCACTATGCGGGTTATATCCCGAACAGACCCACAACTGCGAGAACAAATATGCCCGTCGAAGATCCGACTGACGAGGAATACAAGAGTTTCTTGACAAGGCCCGAGTCTACATTGTTGGACTGTTTTCCTACACAAGTTCAAGCAACCACAGTGATGGCAGTTTTGGATGTGTTATCCAACCACTCGCCAGATGAAGAGTACATAGGTGGTGAGTTGGAACCAGCGTGGGCCGAAGATCCCCAAATTAAGGCAGCCTTTGAACGATTTCAAGGGGATCTGAAAAAACTAGAAGGAATAATTGATGGTAGAAATGCGGATTTTAATTTGAAGAATAGAGCTGGAGCAGGAGTTGTTCCATATGAACTATTGAAACCCTATTCTGAACATGGGGTTACAGGGATGGGTGTACCTAATAGCATCTCTATCTAA